In Brassica rapa cultivar Chiifu-401-42 unplaced genomic scaffold, CAAS_Brap_v3.01 Scaffold0745, whole genome shotgun sequence, the genomic stretch agctgtcttattcccaaactgggaaactggaatcacctgatttgaaagtgggataacttcttcttcccaactcctatgagatttatttaacttcctggtaattctccaccactttaggtatccaaatcaagcttctcacaaagtgattcatcctggtttgattggaacgacgatgaatctgtgctattcccaaactgggaaactggaatcacctgatttgaaagtgagataacttcttcttgccaactcctatgagatttattcaacttcctggtgattatccaccactttatgtatccaaatttagcttttcacaaagagattcatcctggtttgattggaacgacgaagaagctgtgctattcccaaactgggaaactggaatcacctgatttgaaagtgggataacttcttcttgccaactcctatgaaatttattcaacttcctggtgattatccaccactttatgtatccatattaTGACTTTAGAGAATATGAAAGGTATTGAGAAGTCTAAGAGAGatttaagagagattagagtgtttaagagaaagtgtatgagattatcatgatgaactagagagagagactcataaactcgtgtGTTACTTTCATTAATCaccaagagttacaatatatagctaaggaaagactagggtttcagcttaagagataaggtaaagcatgtgtagtcaaagctaaAGGGAGCGGATGGTTTGAACTAGCCAATGGAATGCTTCACACACTTTCAGCATATTCCAAGATGCTGATCACTTTACAGCTATGCCAGCCTGTCTTCTCCGCGTCTCCTTTCTTCCTTTCAACGGTCACAAGGCTTCTTAACACTCacggtaactctccaaagtaacTTGGGTAAGGATGGTAAGTTTTGGTTGATGATGAAGTCGACCCGGGAAGGTACTTcctgtacggccagtacggtcagtacggattgtacggactggtcgacttcatacctcatcctttccttaaccCATCCTTCTCCTAATGCCTCCTTATACCCCAATCACTTCCTTTGCTTAtactcaactcatttcaacactccccctcaagcttgaattctagaatccattcaagcttggaacagccatgagatcttcctcattaaaaacctcaccaaggaaaacccattgggacaaaaccttgatgagggaaaaagagtaaagacctcatggcagaggggatcagctccttggtgaaagatctatgagccccaatctgatgtgaatggactccatagtcttttgtcttgcagccttggtgaacacatccgcaagttgatcctcactccttgtatagcatggcaatatcactcccaaggcaatcatctgcctcaccttgtgacaatcaacttcaatgtgcttggttctctcatggaagactgagttggttgcaatgtgtatagccgcttgattatcacaatgcatagtcattggggctgcttgctctatctccacatgcttcaagatccctttgatccataccaactcattggtaagcttcagcattgctctatactcagcttcagcacttgaacaagacaccaccttctgcttcttgctcttccaagtcaccaagttgcctccaatgaatgtacagtagccggtggttgatcttctgtctgctctatctccagcccaatccgcatcacaatatcccactacttcagtactcttgttgcatcccatccaaactccaaggcttgatgtcccgttcagatacaagagcagtctctccaccatgcgccagtgatgatcctttgggacttgcatatgctggctcacttggttcacagcaaagcaaatgtctggTCTTGTGATggtgaggtagatgagcttccctaccagcttcctgtatagctttggatcatgaaagaccttgctatcttcaatctccccctcacgtggaatcttgtatccatcttcaagaggcatctttgctgtcttatctccttgtatacctgcatctttcaaaagatcaagtgtatacttcctttgggaaatgaacaatccttccttagatctacacaactcaattccaaggaagtatttcatttctcctaagtctttgatttcaaacacagatttcaaaaactccttggtggcttttataccagccttatcactacctgttatgataatgtcatccacatatacaagtagacagatgatacctgagggtgtagtgagagtgaagagagtgtgatccaattcagacttcttgaacccacgcccatttAAGGTAGTGCTCAGTTTGttataccatgctctaggagattgcttcaacccatagatagccttcttgagtctcaatacatttccaggtttcacaagGTGCTCTAGACCCGGTggaggatgcatatacacttcatcctctagctctccttgaagaaaggcattcttcacatccatctgccacagctcccactcaagattcacagcaagagatagtacaattcttatggtatggagtttggcaacaggagcaaaggtatcaatgtagtcttccccatatgtttgagtgtatcctctagccaccaatcttgtcttcttcctctcaatagttccatcaggtagatacttgatagtgaatatccacttgcttgttactgccttcttccctcttggcagctcactctcaaaccaagtgtcattctttatcatagcatttgcttcatcacccactgattctttccaatcttcatgtaacattgcttcctcatatgatcttggtacacTGCTCTCATCTAAACTTGTAATGAATGCACAATGTTCCTTTGGGTAACTCGCAAATGAGCACACAGCCTGAGAGGGATGCTTCACAGcctgagcattgtagtacactctcgtgtttacccagttggaagcatctctctttagccgtgtgcttctccttaatgggGCTTGTTCCACTTCCACCACCGTAGGCTGGACCACCGTAGGCTGAACTGCTTCTCTTTCTACTTCATTTGGTTCCACATGATCTTCTTGTATGGATTCTTCCTCTCTTTGTATCACACCTTGACCATGACTATCTGAGTCTTGATCCTCATGATCTTCAGGCTCAGcctcatttcccccctcatgatcatggtgtgatggttcttcagcttcattctcctttgatggttgctgatcctgggacatgttgattccaagtccttccagtacacgcctaagacttgtagctcgatcagatggttgagacaaatcttcaagatcctcccactttctatctccataaaagctcttatcctccaagaacttcacatctctagacacaagaactctcctggcttctgaatcatagcatttgtatcccttttgtgacgttgagtaaccaatgaacatggctcttgtgctctttgcttctagcttattccttagctccccgggtacaagtacaaagcacacacacccaaagactCTTAAGTGATCCAGCACAGGCTTGCTACTGTTtagaacttcataaggagcttgatcttccaggatcttggttggtatcctattgattagagaacaagccgagatcacagcatcactccagaatctcttaggcacactcgtatgaaacatcatagaccttgccacctccattaggtgtctattctttctctcagctacaccgttctgttgaggagtgtatggacaacttgtctgatgtagaatcccatgttgagctaggtgactctgaatgcattgccagtatattctccaccattatcagacctgaaaatcttaatcttggcattatactggttagatacataagattggaagtttttaaatgcatcaaaacctatcctttgttttaatgagtgttatccaggtgtatttagatttctcatctataaatgtgacaaagtacttgtaattatctctagataagcagggagcagtccatacatcagagtgaacaagatcaaaacacttatcatagatagtagtagatcttttaaaaacagtcttacaatgttttcccaaaatacaagcctcacaatcattatttttaaacatgacacctggaaacattaagcttaaggctctaacatgtggatgtcctagcctagaatgccataatgcacctttacttaaaacagaactcagcaaacaactagaaatggggttaatgtcttcaagtacataaagatcccccttggttactccttgtccgatcaacttattgctctcaatatcctgaaatgtcacattgttaggactaaagataacattgcattgtagatcattggtacatcttttaacagataagagattagaggtaaaatcaggcatgtaaaatgctttagagttcttatcaaatagctttaggtctcctacacctttaatgggaattctatctccatttgcaatcattacatgtccatgagcaggttctatgtttttgatcaagctatcatcactaatcatgtgatgagatgcaccagagtcaacaatcaatggttttatgccTCTAGCAAGATGAGTTCTAGGTGATTCATTTCTCAGTTTTAATTTCTCAATGATATCTATCAACCTATTCTCATTCCTAGGCATCATGTGAGCAGTATAAGAGTAACCAAGAGTGTTTCCGAAtgtaccagactccttaagagctttgatgagggcatcaatGTCAGATTTGCGGATCACTTCATGCTCCAAACTCTTTGCGGCCGTGTAGTGAGTTGCCATTGCCTTGCCTGCGCTTTCACCCACTTGTGCACTTGAGCCTGCTCCTGATGGACCGGCTTCACTTGCTTCAGTAGACAGGTTAGCTCTGGCTTCtcgatccttgttgaacttggccggcttgagatggggatgaaggatccagcactggctcctcttgtgtcccggcttcttgcagtgatcacagttgcctCCAAACCTCCTCTCATCACCATACTTCCTCTCATCAGTTTTGTATGCTGCACGGTTAGCTTGcgctccttcctcagccttgttggCTAGAGCTACGTCTCCCTTGCTTCCGAAGAGACCAAGAGACCCTTCATCCTTCTGAAGCTgtgcacacacttcctccatggatggaagaCTTGGCATCCTCAGCATGTGtttgatcacatcattgaacGGAGGATCCAACGTCAacagcaacccaaacacctgatcctgttccctcctctccatgagtagctccTGATcagccgtgcttggcctcaatgattcaagctcagaccacaaggatctatacttgcccaaatgcttggtgaactcctctccatcttgtaccagtgtgttgatagctttcttgatctcatacacacggttcagattggtaacgttcccaaaagtcttttggagtacctcccacaggtgttttggagtctcacagtagctgtaggcttccaagagatgttcttcaagtgatccttgcagcacagatagcaccatcaagtcatcttgaatccacttctttccatcagcaaccgcgagctctcttccaccttcttcctcactggccactggtgctggagcttcatctgtgatgtgaccccataaccctagcctcccaatggctgtcttcacaagcctagaccacaacaggtagtttcCCCCACCCTTGAGTGAAATCGGAACCGTAATGAccttgtttcctcccatcttgATTTGCTTGAACTTGGTTTAGAATCTAACAAGAAAGAACTTttatctgaagctgaagaacacaagatctcaataccacagccaacctggctctgataccatatgactttagagaatatgaaaggtattgagaagtctaagagagatttaagagagattagagtgtttaagagaaagtgtatgagattatcatgatgaactagagagagagactcataaactcgtgtGTTACTTTCATTAATCaccaagagttacaatatatagctaaggaaagactagggtttcagcttaagagataaggtaaagcatgtgtagtcaaagctaaAGGGAGCGGATGGTTTGAACTAGCCAATGGAATGCTTCACACACTTTCAGCATATTCCAAGATGCTGATCACTTTACAGCTATGCCAGCCTGTCTTCTCCGCGTCTCCTTTCTTCCTTTCAACGGTCACAAGGCTTCTTAACACTCACTgtaactctccaaagtaacTTGGGTAAGGATGGTAAGTTTTGCTTGATGATGAAGTCGACCCGGGaaggtacggcctgtacggccagtacggtcagtacggattgtacggactggtcgacttcatacctcatcctttccttaaccCATCCTTCTCCTAATGCCTCCTTATACCCCAATCACTTCCCTTGCTTAtactcaactcatttcaacacatatcaagattctcacaaagtgattcatcctggtttgattggaacgacgaagaagctgtcttattcccaaactgggaaactggaatcacctgatttgaaaatggtataacttcttcttcccaactcctatgagatttattcaacttcctggtgattctccaccactttatgtatccaaatcaagcttctcacaaagtgagtcatcctggtttgattggaacgacgaagaagctgtcttattcccaaactgggaaactggaatcacctgatttgaaagtgggataacttcttcttgccaactcctatgagaattattcaacttcctggtgattctccaccactttatgtatccaaatcaagcttctctcaaagagattcatcctagtttgattggaacgacgatgaagctgtgctattcccaaactgggaaactagaatcacctgatttgaatgtgggataacttcttcttgccaactcctatgagatttattcaactccctggtgattctccaccattttatgtatccatatcaagcttctcacaaagtgattcatcctggtttgattggaacgacgatgaagctgtcttattcccaaactgggaaactggaatcacctgatttgaaagtgggataacttcttcttgccaactcctatgagatttattcaacttcctggtgattctccaccactttaggtatccaaatcaagcttctcacaaagtgattcatcctggtttgattggaacgacgatgaagctgtcctattcccaaactggaaaactggaatcacctgatttgatagtgggataacttcttcttgccaactcctatgagatttattcaacttcctggtgattctccaccactttatgtatccaaatcaagcttctcacaaagtgagtcatcctggtttgattggaacgacgaagaagctgtcttattcccaaactgggaaactggaatcacctgatttgaaagtgggataacttcttcttgccaactcctatgagatttattcaacttcctggtgattctccaccactttattttacacttttgtgtattagagcatgatacaaataatcagagataatcagatgaaaagattcaagagattaagagattttagtgagagaataaagagagagactcaaaactccattaattattaaagatgaggtttacaacatatttatgtgtgtgagacaatacatttcgaaatcAGAGAGATAAGAAAGAGTTTcagagcatgtgtagtcaaagagagccatccaaaagcatccaatgggagtcttcacatgcttgatccctttggcatcttttactagatgctgtctactttacagcatgtctccagcctctctagcttgAGGAAACCCTATCCAGACTGCTCCTTCCTTATCCAAGAGCTTCTGGTCGTGGGTAAACTCTCCAAAGTGAAGCAAGAtcactttccaagctttaactgagttaccacagtaaaactaaagttactgtggtaaaactccaaagttactgtatgcctcaatcctctttctctatcaatgtctcctctctttattacctcatctcaacactcccccttaagcttgaccatgtggaacaagtcaagcttggaaaccatgaagacctccctcattaaaaacctcaccaaagaaaacccattgggataaaactttgatgagggaaaaagagtggagactccatggttaaggggctcagctcctgggagtaagatcaatgatgttaagatgagagccttatggtatgaagaggagaccttaggaagtgtagaagcattagagaggaagatggaagcatcatgtacggactgtacggatagggcaaagggtacggacgatcaggccgtaccatcatgcgcAGTTAAGAAGTTACTCAGCTCAGGTAAAGAGTAAACTagctagagttactttaccttaaggctgagcttgatccgaacgttgagaggataaggaggagcgcgtctgacagtctggcaagagctAGAAAGGTAAAGGCGtattcaaagatgccttacacatgtggagactctcattggaaggattcaaatgcgcccttagctgtatcttgacttcacatgctttctcctttatgcaatcgaaaccctagtgtcttaagcttcatatataagtgtaaacactctcattaataagatcaagcaagttatgagtctctcttagtctctctcaaGTTCTTACTTttgactcttaatctcattttatactttaatcttctctaaatctcttctaatctttcctaaatactcagatcactctaaacatcactaaaagtgatatggtatcagagccaggttagtgagagcctgaggtcgtgtgagattctttgaagcctcaaggttgaagctttgaagaaactctggtgtgttcttgtgtgtttgagagtttctgggtacttttcaagttcaagACTGGTTGTGGTGTGTCATCTGAAGCTGTGTAGGTTGAAGATCGAGACGGTGAAGGTttctacaagtcattcaactcaagataaagtttctgaagcttagagggttcatcattcaacatggagagtgggatgaacatgaacatgaaggtagctgtgtgtttcaagggaaccaactacttggtgtggtctcggatggtgagaaccacggtgggaagcaaggggttgtggaagcacatcacccccggagaagctccaaaactcatcactcaaggagaggatgatggtgaggccgcaagcaaggcggaagagaagtggcatcaagaggacatgctggtgatgtctgtgcttcatgcgtcacttgagccggctattctggatgcatacagctactgtgagtctgctaaggagctgtgggatactttgaagaaggtgtatggcaacacgtcaaacctaagccgagtgtttgaagtgaagcaagccatcaacaaccttgtacaagaagacatggagttcaccaagcatctagggagattcaggagtctctggtccgagatggagatgcttaggccaagcacaacggatgctgatgagcttaacaagaggagagagcaagacaaggtctttgggctactcctcacgctgaacccggcttacaacggtctcatccagcacctgcttagagaagacactctacctgatcttgaggatgtgtgtgcgcggattcagaaggagcaaggctccattgggttgtttgcaaagaaaggagacctttcccttgcaagccaagcaactcaagaggaaggtagtgaagctccacaagcaaacaaggctgcggctgcgcatgggaagtttgaggagaggaggttcaatgggagttgtgatcactgcaagaagcatggccacaagaagagccaatgctggatactccatcctcacctcaagccggctaagttcatgaaggaccgtgaggcaagggctaatgtctcggatggtacaagtggagctggtacaagcaaaggaaaggagatagatgggcgtgaggcaggtgatggaaagtctcttgtagcctacactggagcatcaagcaaccgtgggaacaatgatcaagagtatctaaggagatccgaccttgatgctctcattaagatgttcaaggagaatggtaacatctttgggtattcttttggtgctagggtggtagagaactatgagaatctaactagaactgataggatgcatgagagcttgatagaaatggtaaatcaatctaggattgcaaactttgctagaaatgatcatgcattcaaaccatctagtatccttgcgcatattgctagttctcatgacattaagccattagtgattgattcaggtgcatctcatcatatgataagtgacactagcttaattaaaaacattgtgccaatgaatggaaatgtactgattgctaatggagataagattcctattagaggaataggaagtcttaaactatttgataaggaaactaaagctttttatatgcctgaatttacatcaaacttgttatctgttaagaaatgtgctactgatttgcaatgcaatgttatattcagtcctaatgatgtgaagtttcaggatattaaaagcagcaagatgattggaaagggagtgactaaaggagagctatatttacttgaagatctcactcctgtttctagatatagctgctcgtttacttctgtttctagttctggtttaagtaaaaatgcattgtggcatgctagattaggacaccctcataataaggctttaaaactgatgttgccaggtgtttcctttgagaataatgattgtgaagcttgcattttaggcaagcattgtagaactgtctttaccaagtctactactgtttatgaaaagtgttttgatcttattcattctgatgtttggactgcaccttgcctatctagagaaaaccataagtattatgtaactttcattgatgaaaaatccaaatacacctggttaaccttaattccaaccaaagatagggtacttgatgcatttaaaaattttcaatcctatgtgactaaccattacaatgccaagataaagattttcaggtcagataatggaggagagtacacgggacaagcattcaagctacacctagctcagcatggaatcttcatcagacaagctgtccctatacaccacaacagaatggtgtggctgagaggaagaacaggcatttgatggaagtagccaggtccatgatgtttcaatccaatgtgcctaagaagttttggagtgatgctgttgctacggcgtgttatctcatcaacaggacaccaactctgatccttcaaggacaatcaccatttgaggtactgaatcagtacaagccttctctcgagcatatgaaggtctttgggtgtttgtgttttgtgatggtgcctggagagataagaaacaagctagaagctaagagttcaaaggcaatgttcattggatactcatcaagtcagaaaggatacaagtgctatgatcctaacacaaggagagtgttagtatctagagaagtgaagtttgttgaagagaaaggatattatgaggaacagattcaagaagacttgaaggatcttacctctgatagagctgaaaccttgaggattatcctagaaggccttggaatcaacatgaatcaaggacatcaaggggggagaagcactaccccagtcccggatcatcagacttccaaccttgagcatgagggggggaatgaaacaagaactccaaaccgtgaagaaacaagtagagaagagagttctggctctcatgatcaagctgtggaatcaaatgatcaagaagaaggagctgaagagagtcagctaagggaagaaggagctgaagcaagtcagctaggagaagaaagatct encodes the following:
- the LOC117130948 gene encoding uncharacterized protein LOC117130948: MERREQDQVFGLLLTLDPPFNDVIKHMLRMPSLPSMEEVCAQLQKDEGSLGLFGSKGDVALANKAEEGAQANRAAYKTDERKYGDERRFGGNCDHCKKPGHKRSQCWILHPHLKPAKFNKDREARANLSTEASEAGPSGAGSSAQVGESAGKAMATHYTAAKSLEHEVIRKSDIDALIKALKESGY